The Streptomyces achromogenes genome window below encodes:
- a CDS encoding ATP-binding protein, with amino-acid sequence MATVELRFSALPEHVRTARLVAAAVARRAGVDEAVLDEVRLAVGEACSRAVGLHQTGGITAPVKVLLIEEEKQFSIEVGDEAPRTAPGDRAPGSGGDVEAEEDEMGLAVISGLVDDVEVTAGEHGGQIRMTWPSAAVTATLT; translated from the coding sequence ATGGCCACCGTTGAACTCCGCTTCAGCGCGCTGCCCGAGCACGTCAGGACCGCCCGACTGGTGGCGGCGGCGGTGGCGCGCAGGGCCGGGGTGGACGAGGCGGTTCTCGACGAGGTCCGGCTCGCCGTCGGTGAGGCCTGCTCCCGCGCCGTCGGACTGCACCAGACGGGCGGTATCACCGCGCCCGTGAAGGTGCTGCTGATCGAGGAGGAGAAACAGTTCTCCATCGAGGTCGGCGACGAGGCGCCCCGTACGGCGCCCGGCGACCGGGCACCCGGTTCCGGCGGGGACGTGGAGGCCGAGGAGGACGAGATGGGCCTCGCGGTCATCAGCGGCCTCGTGGACGACGTCGAGGTCACCGCCGGAGAGCACGGCGGGCAGATCCGTATGACCTGGCCGTCGGCCGCGGTGACGGCCACGCTGACCTGA